The Xenopus tropicalis strain Nigerian chromosome 1, UCB_Xtro_10.0, whole genome shotgun sequence DNA segment ACcaatgaattatttttattaactgccatTCATTTCGCCCTCACAGATTATTCAACAGATGAACCAACTAATGACACTGAACTCCAAGACTTCAAGCTATGCCCTCGATCCTTTCCAGGGgaaatcatcagcaaaaataaccGGACCTACCTATGCATCTCTCCATCCTCCATAGATCACTTGAAAAGCCCCATCACTGTACTAGTCATTCCCTCCATTTATACTCTGGTATTTCTGGTGGGATTGCCAGCTAATGTTGTGGCTCTTTGGGTCTTGGCAACCAGAGTTAAGAAGATGACTTCCACTGTTTTTCTTATAAACCTGGCTGTTGCTGACCTCTTGCTCATTGTCACTCTTCCGTTTAAGATCTCATATTATTTTCTTGGCAATGACTGGATATTTGGTGAGACCTTGTGCAGAGTCGTTACTAGCTTTTTCTATGCTAACATCTATTGCTCAGTGTTACTCCTCATGAGTATCAGCGTGGATCGTTACATGGCAGTGGTGCACCCTTTTTTCTCTCGAACATTTAGAAGCAAAAACTTTGCAATTTTTATGTGTACCATTTCATGGATGATCGCAGCTTTGTCTATCTTACCCCTGGCAGCTATGCGTCAGTCCTATCCTCTGTCAACAACTGACCTTACCCTATGTCATGATGGTCTGCCAAGGAACGAACAAGTTACATATTTGTTCTATTACTTTCTATGCCTTGTTGTCTTGGGCTTCCTTCTACCTTTGTCCATCATTATATTTTGCTATGTGTCTGTTATCCGTGTGCTTATGCGAAATGAAGGAAAGTATGGCTATGCTTTAAAATTAATTGCCCTGGTTCTTGTCATAGTAATTGTCTTGTTGACTCCCAGCAATGTGGTACTTCTGATTCACTACTCCGAGCGTTTTCTTCACACTTACGGCGACCTTTATTCAGTCTATATGGTCTGCTTGGCCATCAGTTCATTAAACAGCTGTGTAGATCCCTTTGTGTACTATTACGTCTCAGATGAGTTTCGTGAAAAGGTGAGGCAACAGTTTAGAAAAAGGTCAAAATTATCAATCACCTCACTCAAGACATCCAAGGAAGTTCTACCTGCAACCACAACAACATCCCATTCTCGCTCTGTTTTGTGACATTACATACAGCATTTCTTTATCACCTACAATTGCATGATATTGTGGGGCAGCAAAGTCATGGGCTTCAATGTGCCCAAAGAGGAGACTTATTGCCAGGCTTAAAGAAGAGAAACAAACTGCTAGAGAAAAGGACACCATCTATCATTCCAGAAGAGGACAAGCCTTTATAGACTGGCATTGTCATGTGTTTCTTATGGTAGTATAAAAGAATTTTTTACAAATTGATCActtaatgcagttttattaaaGGGGCATTTTCCTGACCAGTTATAGaggtaaaaaacaatattttgtgccCCTCATGGCACATCCTTTAATGCAGAGAGGAGGGTTTGTGTTTGCCAGATGCACGATGATTCAGAGTGGTTCCATCTGCCAGAATATTTACTGAATAGCTGCTATATATTAAATGTAGTGAATCCTTACTTATAAAATTGGTGCATTTTTCATTGAAAAAGATGATATTACCATTGCTTTGGCTCCATTGAATGTCATATTGTGTATGTTCTTCAAATAATAGTTAAATGGatacaattct contains these protein-coding regions:
- the f2rl3 gene encoding proteinase-activated receptor 4; this encodes MGSLWRLCAFSAPLFLVMLWGDSLATTDYDDYSTDEPTNDTELQDFKLCPRSFPGEIISKNNRTYLCISPSSIDHLKSPITVLVIPSIYTLVFLVGLPANVVALWVLATRVKKMTSTVFLINLAVADLLLIVTLPFKISYYFLGNDWIFGETLCRVVTSFFYANIYCSVLLLMSISVDRYMAVVHPFFSRTFRSKNFAIFMCTISWMIAALSILPLAAMRQSYPLSTTDLTLCHDGLPRNEQVTYLFYYFLCLVVLGFLLPLSIIIFCYVSVIRVLMRNEGKYGYALKLIALVLVIVIVLLTPSNVVLLIHYSERFLHTYGDLYSVYMVCLAISSLNSCVDPFVYYYVSDEFREKVRQQFRKRSKLSITSLKTSKEVLPATTTTSHSRSVL